The nucleotide window GACGACCACTCGCTGTTCACGCTCGATTCGGGCGAAAACGGCGAATCTTCGGACGCCATCTCGCGGGCGGACTGCGTCTTCGCGGTCGGTTACGACATCGCAGAACACGACCCCGAGAAGTGGAACCCGACTCTCGACAAGAACATCGTCCATCTCGACCACGAACCAGCCGAAGTGTACGAGCATTACAATCCGGACGTGGAAATCGTGTGCGACATTTCCGCGGGACTGGATGCACTGCGAGAGGAAGTCGATGTGGCCTGTTCCGAAGATTGGTACCACGACCAGCGTGAGGCACTCGTGGAGCAGACGACGAGCACGCCGGGCGAATCCGACCCCGTGACGGTTCGAAACGTCCTTCCCATCCTCCGCGATGTGATGGCCGACGAAGACGTACTCGTCTCCGACGTCGGCAGTCACAAGATGGCCATCGCACAGGCGTTTCCGACCTACGAACCGAACTCCGTTATCATCTCGAACGGACTGGCCAGCATGGGAATTGCGGTGCCGGGCGGAATCGCGGCAGACCTCGCCGTCGATTCGAACGTCGTGGTCGCAACTGGCGACGGCGGATTTCTGATGAATGCGGCGGAAATCGAGACGGCGACGCGACTCGGTTGTGGCTACACGATAGTCGTGTTCAACGATTCTGAGTATCGACTCATCACCGAGGAACAGGAAGAAGACCGCGAGGAACACTACGGCACCGAACTGACGAATCCGGATTTCGTGGCGTTCGCCGAAAGTTTCGGTATCGACGCGATGCGCGCGGAATCGTGGGACGAAATCGGGAATGCACTGCAATCCGCGGTCGAAAGCGACGAAATGACGCTGGTCGAAATTCCGATGTAGCTACCAATCCATCGGCGGAATTACTATCACCGTTCATCCGCCACTGTCACGCACCGAATGCCGAAAACGACCGAACAACGACACTCGTCTCCAATCGAACTCGAAATTCTCCTCCTGCCAGCCTTCGCAGCGGATGATTTCGTCTCGGACGACGACCTGCCGAACGAGGTCGAACGCTGGTTCGACGCCTACGATTTTGCGAACAAAATCGACGTTCCCGGCGCGAATATGCCGATTCAGTATACCGACGACGGAGTCGCCATTACATCGACTGGAATGGGAAAATCGGCAGCTGCAACGACTGTCGCCTCGATACTCGCCTCGCCGAAAATCGACTGTTCGGACATGTACTTTTTGTCGGTCGGAATCGCAGGAACGACGCCGGAAGTAGGAACACTCGGGTCGGTTTTCATCGCAGATTTCGTCGTCGATTGGGACTGCAAACAGCGGTGGGCCGAGCGCGACGATTCGGATTCGGCCCGCAATCTCCAACTGCTTCCGTATCGCCCTCGGGATTACGTGTACCGACTGGACGAAGCCCTCGTTTCGTCGGCATACGACCGGGCGCGAGAGGTCGAACTGTGCGATTCCGAAGCCGTACAGGAGCTCCGGGACGAATATCCACAAAAATCAGCTCGCGGAAAGCCGACGGTCGAAATCGGCACGACACTCTGTGGCGACGAGTTCTGGCACGGAG belongs to Haladaptatus cibarius D43 and includes:
- a CDS encoding phosphorylase family protein, encoding MPKTTEQRHSSPIELEILLLPAFAADDFVSDDDLPNEVERWFDAYDFANKIDVPGANMPIQYTDDGVAITSTGMGKSAAATTVASILASPKIDCSDMYFLSVGIAGTTPEVGTLGSVFIADFVVDWDCKQRWAERDDSDSARNLQLLPYRPRDYVYRLDEALVSSAYDRAREVELCDSEAVQELRDEYPQKSARGKPTVEIGTTLCGDEFWHGESYSEDAQWLVKQYDAGSYATTEMEDYGTATALDRFGLLHRYLSVRSVVNFDRPHEGQTVRESLEEDLGQETMGLGLENAFRVGSRIVEGLRNG
- a CDS encoding acetolactate synthase large subunit; the protein is MKASDLLVECLEAEGVEYVFGLPGEELEDVLFSIRDSDIEFIPVRHEQGAAFMADVHGRVTGQAGVCLSTLGPGATNLLTGVADAHLDKSPLVAITGQAGLERLHKESHQALEILHTYRSVTKWNAQLSDPEIVNESVRKAFKLAEYEKPGATHLEFPEDVAGEETDAEPLEPRGRVRRPDPDQKSVEQAAELLENANHPLVIAGNGAVRTRSANSLREFVAETAVPVVGTYMGKGALSDADDHSLFTLDSGENGESSDAISRADCVFAVGYDIAEHDPEKWNPTLDKNIVHLDHEPAEVYEHYNPDVEIVCDISAGLDALREEVDVACSEDWYHDQREALVEQTTSTPGESDPVTVRNVLPILRDVMADEDVLVSDVGSHKMAIAQAFPTYEPNSVIISNGLASMGIAVPGGIAADLAVDSNVVVATGDGGFLMNAAEIETATRLGCGYTIVVFNDSEYRLITEEQEEDREEHYGTELTNPDFVAFAESFGIDAMRAESWDEIGNALQSAVESDEMTLVEIPM